The following DNA comes from Acholeplasma equirhinis.
TTATCCTCTTTTTTAACCTCAGTTAAGAATATATCATCTACATAGTATTTAAATCCAGTTTCAGTCCACTCCAATCTAAATACATGGAAATCATCCGTAATACCTTCTATTTTTTGACTAAAATGAAAATTATTACCTTTAACATGGTTATAATTTTTTGAATGTAATGAGAAATGGACTTTTTCTTGATCTTTACCAACATGTTCCATTAAATCAATTTCACCACATTCAGGCCATCTAATACCTTCATTTCTTTTTTCACCTAAAAACCAAAATGCAGGCCATGTACCTAAACCTTTTGGAATTTTCATTCGAACTTCAAATGTACCGTATTTAAATCCAACTTTTTGGTAGGAGGTAAGTTTTGCTGAAGTATAGTTTCTGTGTTCAAATTGTTCTTTTTTTGCAACGATATGTAAAATGCTATCCTTTACATAAACATTATCTAATCTATTTGTATAAAATTGATCTTCTTGGTTACCAAAACCAGAACCACCAACTTCAATATTCCAAACGTCTTGATTAGGTAAACCCTCACCTAAAAAATGTTCTTCAAATATGAGCTTTTTCATATGCTTTCTCCAACAACCCATGTGCTTCTTGATCAAGATAAATTCGTGGTGAATTTTCATAGGATGTATTTTCTTCTTCAATAATAAGTAATTGGCAATCGGTACTAAAAGTATGTGTATGGAAAACACCTTTTTTAACATTATAAACTTTATTTGGTTCTAAATTAACAGAATCAAAACCAATAACTTTACCGTCAATAACTTCTGCAAAGTAAAGTGTTGCATTTCCACGAAGTAAGACAAATGCTTCATCAGTTTCATTATGTGCTTCGACGTAATTTATATTTTGAATTAAGAGTTCATCTGTATAATTTAAAATTGCCAAACGCCATGAACTATATGAGAACAACTTTTTATATCCAACACCTTCAAAACTGTGAATTTCATAGTTCATCTAAGTAAACCTCCAGATTGTCTTTTAAATCACTCAAGTTTTCAATAACTTGTCCCTGTGATATCATTTTCACAATTTTGTAATTGCCATAATCTAGATGTTTTTCATTGTGATATGTAACTTTAACTTTGTTACCTTTAATAATTGTTGTAATTGAGGCTTTACCATTGATGAAGTCAGTTTGAGTAAGTTTAGGCTCAAGCATTAATTTACCGAGCACTAATTTGATACCAAAAACTTCATCGCGTAACAGTTTTAATAACCAACTTGCTGAACCTGTTAAGTATAGATATTTCCCTACTGCTTGATCATTAAAATATTCAGGAATACCGGCAAGTACTTGTGCGTCTTTATCAAGTGCTTTGTTGATTAATGTTTGGAAACCTTCTTTTCCTAATGAAACTAAGTTGTATCGATAGAGTCCATAAATGTACATGATTGCCATATGAGAGAACATTGCACCGTTTTCTTTATGACCATATTGGAATCCATATGCTCTGCCTAATTCCATCATAACTTTGTCGTAGTTTGTATTGAGTAAATATCCACCAAACTCAGGTCTAAAGAGTAGTTTTTTAGTGGTATCTGCAACTGCTTCTGCATCTTCTTGATCAAGCGTTTCTGAAAGTAATGCCATTGCTTGACCAGTTAAATTCATTGTCTCTTCATTATCGACTAAATCACCAAAATTGTTGACATAACTTTGCAAATGACTTTGCTTAATCCATGCAAATTGCTCAATATGTCTTAATCTTCTAAAGTAATGAATTTCAAGTTTTTGAATGAGTTCATTTTTATCGACTAAAATGATTCTGTCATTAAAATGTTTAACTCTGTTGAAAAATGAATGTAAATCAATTTTTTCATTAATTAAAAGATATAAGCTTTCAAACATTTCAATTGGACCATCAAGTTCGGTAATTAAATCTGCTAATACTTTTAAATTATTTGCATAAAAATGCGTAAATGCTATTGTTTCACCTAAATCATGTGCCATATCAAGTCCATCGTTCCAGTCAGCATCTTCTAGTTTGACAAATCCATGTTTTCCAGTATTCAAATGTGCAACCATATTTTGTAGAAGTAAGTGTTCTAAAACTGTACCATGATACGTTGTATTCGATAGCTTTAATTTATGGTCTTCAGAAATATTTTCTTTTATTTGATGAGTATAATGTGTAAATTGGTCATCAAAATAACTTTGTTTCTTTAATAGAAACTCCAAATTACCAGTTTCATCGATATACATTTTAGTTGTTAAAAGTGGCCATGCACCATGGTCTGACCAAACTCTCACAATTTTATTTCTATCTGCTACAAATTCACCTGGTTTATCACCGATGATTGTCGCATTCGAACCATCGATTCTAATACCTGCAAAATTATTGAATAATAATTCATTTACTGACGAATCATTGAACATAATTAAGGAAAGTAAATCTTGCCATAAATCTCGCCAACCTCTACCACCACGACCATAATCATGATGCGGTAAATAAGAATTTCCAAAATATCTTCTTAATACCGGTTGAAGTGTTACCCATTCTAACAATTCAGAAGTTTCTTTATTTTCAATTTCAAAATTTAATTTATCAGTATATGATTTAAAATGCGCTTCAACTTTTTTAAGTTCATCTTCAAAAGTCTTTGAATCAAAATATTTCTCTGATACTTTTTCTAGATCATCTTCTTTTGAAACACCTATGACTACAGTTAAAACTTTAGATTCATTTGGTTTTAAAATAAACTTTTCAAAGCCAATTGCCCCAATTACTTCATAGCCATTTGCTGGTTTCGTATCTTTTAGATTCAATCCTCTTGGGAAATTCAACGAACCACCATTGATAAAATCATCTAGATTACTTATGATTCTATTGACTTTAATGTCTTTAATATCTGCAAATACTGAGTAGGTATAATGATTTTCTAAATGTCCTCTTTCATCAAATGATAATGTTGGTTTCATCAAAATACCATTTGATTTATGCATTGTACGATTTAATAGTGATGTTACATGTCTATGATCTCTTAAATTATCTGCACTTCTTCCATACAAAGGAATTGCTGTAATCGTATCAACTTCAAGCACTTTTAATGAATTATTTTTTATTTCAATTTTATGGACTTCAACTAAATCATCAACAGGTATAAATGATGTTGTTGAAAGATCAAATAATGCGTTTTTTCTCAAAACTTTTTGATATAAACCACCAATCGTTAGATAAACTTCATCATTTTGTTGAATTTCAGTGTCACCATTTAAAAAGTATCTTTGTCCATTGACAGTAAAAATAACATTTCTTGAGAGTTGATGTTTAAATAAAGATAATTCTGAAACTGGTTCTAAGACAAAATGATGATGATCAAGTTTTAAATCACCACCAAAATAAGGGGTAATTGAAGCTTTTAATCCCTTTAAATTAAAAAGTGGTAAGTAATGACCATAATTTTTATCTAATTTGATGATTTTTTCCATAGGTCTCCTATCCGTGTTTGACCGCTTTTATTTGTTTAAATGTAATCCCCGATTTATTAAACTTAAATGTCAGTGTATGATGTCCTTTATCCATTAAGACAAATGTTCTTGTTTCTATCATTTCACCGTTTGTTCCATGAATTGTTAAAGTTGACTTATGATGATTGTCAACAAAAATAGAGAAAGGTATTTGAGCAAGATTGTTGTCTTTAGCTGAAAGTTGGAACTCAAGTATATATTTTCCTTTAGATTCAACATCTACCTGATAACTGATTAAATCATTTTTATTTGTTACTTCAAGATTTTCATCAATCAAAATACCTTCTGTTTTTTGAACAATTGAATCAAATGATAGTAATGCACTTTCCCATGCACCACCCTTGAGTTGGATTCTTGGTTCATCTTTTAATTTATTTAAGTCAACCAGTGGTTTAGATTGATCAAGGTAATCTTTAGTATAAAAATGATAAATAGATTGTTCACCTTGATTCGTTTTAACCAGTGTTGCATGATTGAACTTTTCATTTAATTCAATTAAATCAACATAAGCACTTAAACTTTCGAATGTATCTTCATTTTCAAACACATGTATAAATTCTAAATTGTTAAGTTTGTAAGTTTTTTTATTTAAATTAAGCATTGAAATTGTCGGTATGTAAGTTTTATCTTTTATGACCTTTAACCAGCTTCTATGATGATATTTATATGGTTTAAATTCAATGTTGTGAAGACTTGCAAATGCAGGTGATTTCATCACATAACCTAATATATGTTTAGCTGTTTCTTGTAGCTGTGAAAGATGTAGTGATCCTTCTTCTATTGAATTTTTCGTATTGTCTTGATTAGAATTTGATTTGGCATCACTAATAACCATGTAGATATCATTTGTTGAAATGATCATAGCTTTTGTGTTGGTTTTAGTACCTTCACCACCAAAATCATTCATTTTAGCCCACCAGTCAGTCATAATAAAGCCTTTAAAGCCCCATTCATCACGGACGAGTTTCTTATTAACTTCATAATTTGATGCAGTCCAAATGCCATTTACAGGGTTGTACGATGTCATGATGACATCTGCTCCACCATCTTTGATTGCAATCTCAAATCCTTTTAAATAGATTTCTCTTTGTGCACGTTCTGAAATGACTGCATCAACATTAAATCGATCGGTTTCTTGATTATTTCCAAATAAATGTTTTAAACTACCTGAAACACCCGCTTTATGTAATCCTTTGATAAAACTTGATGCCATTAAACCTGTGAGTAATGGATCTTCACTAAAGTATTCAAAGTTTCTGCCATTTAATGGGTGACGCATGATATTCATACCAGGTCCTAATAAAACATCGATATTATAACCGCGCATTTCAAGACCAACTAAATAATAAAGTGATTCTACTAAATCTAAATTAAAAGTCGATGCAAGATGTGTACCAATTGGTGTGGATGATGCTAAGAAACCTGAATCCATTCTAATACCTGATGGTCCATCTGCTGCACAAAGAATTGGTACACCTCTTTGTTTAAGTTCTTCAGTCACACCACCAAATGCCGCTGCAGTTCCGGGAGTTACTTTTGGTGATGACATACCTTCACCACGTGTTAATTCTATAAGTTGATTTATCTCAAGTGAACTGATAAATGAATCTAAACTTTCTTTTTTCAAAAATACATCTTTTAAGTTGATTTCTTTTTCTACTTTTTCAATTGGTTTTTTAAGTTCAGATTGAATACGTTGATTGTAGTCAACTGTTCTTAATGGAACATCAACAAATGTTTCATTTAAGTTCAAATCTGGTTTTAGACGTTTAAATTGAATATTTGGTGCATTGATTTCAGTAGAAATTGCAGTAATAAGATCATCCTTAATTTGAATTTGTCCATATTTAGATATATTTCTAACTGAATTACCAATATAAAATTGATATAATCCTTTTTCTAAAACATAACTGGATTTATAAATTAAACCTTCATCATCATATGAGGCTAATTTAAACAAATCAATTTCAAATGAAATATTTGTATCTTCATTAGGTTTTAAAAGTTTAGTTTTTGAGAAAGCTGTCAGTACTTTTTTTGGTTTACCAAGTAAACCTTGAGGTGCCTCATAATAAATTTGAATGACTTCTTTACCATCAAATTCACCAATATTCTTAACATTTACTGTGAATTTAATAGTTTTATCTTCAACATCAAACGATACTGGTGTCACAAGAAAATCTGTATATGTTAGACCGAATCCAAATGGGAATCTCACTCTATCCTTTTTAAATGTTTCAAAATATCTATACCCAACATAAATATCTTCTTCATAAAAAATTCTAGTAGGTTTTCCAAATGTCTTATTAGATGGATAGTCTTCCAACTTTCTAGAAATTGTCATTGGTAATTTACCTGATGGTGTGACATAGCCTGTTAAAACATCCACTAAACCTAATGCGCCATACATTCCACCATGCCAAGCAAGTACCAAACTATCAATTTTATATTGATCCATAAATGATAAATCGATTACACTACCAACATTTAAAATAACAACAGTATGTTTAAATTTTGATGTGACTTGTTTAAGAAGTTTTTCTTCGTTATCTGTTAAATAATAACTTCCCTTTTGTTGTGAATGATCTCTGTCTTCACCTGCAGTTCGTCCAAAAACAATGATTGCTACATCATTTCTTTTACTTGCAGCTAAAATTAGTTTGTCATCAAGTTCCATTTCAACTTGTGCCCATGGTTCTGATGCCCATTGACCAGATCCTTGATCAAATGGATGTTCTTCTATCCATTTTTGGTATGTCTCAAAGATTTGATCATCTACAGAAACACGCGGATTACGTTTAAGTGATTCAATGATAGAAGGTACATAATTCACATTGACTAATCCACCGGAACCAGTTCCAGATTTGTAATAATCAAATTGAATTCTTCCAAAAACTGCGATTCTCTTTTCTAAAAGAGGTAATAATTTACCGTTATTTTTTAATAAAACAACCCCTTCAGTGGATGCATAGTAAGAAAAACTAGCAAGTTCGCTTAAGGGGTTCATTTGATTAATCTTAATTTGTTCTTTTTTATGTAACATATGCTTATTCCCTATAAGTATGAAGAAATCGGTTTCCTAATTTCATTATAGAGAAATAAAAATAAAATTCAAGTCTTTTAACTACTTTCTGTTAACTTTTTTGAAATCGCTTACTTAATCTTGCTTCTTTGGATAGCTTTATAGGTGTAATAACCACCAAATAATAATGCAACCACACCTAAATAAATACCAATGTAAAACATTAAACCTTCAGTTAGGATAGGTTTAATATTCATTTCACGTTCTAAATCTTCTGTGGTCCAACCTAATTCAAAATCGGATTCATCAAAAGCATCTAAATCAATATCAAGTACTAGACTAACAAAAGTATCACCTTCATAATCTTTAACTTCAATTGAAATTAAATCACTTTCTTCTAAAACAATGAATTGATAAATGAATCCAAGTTGATCTTGATTATAGTTAAATGATAAAGCTAAATATTTATATGACTCATGAACTTTAGTATCTAATAAGATTTCATTTGAACTGTTTTTAAATATAAATTGAGTTAAATCATTTGGATCTTCATTTGAGGATGCTCTTAAAATTGCACCATTTGGAACAGTAAAAGTTATTAATTGGTGAGTTAATTCTCCTTCATATTCTGTTACAATCCAATATGTTTCTGAAACGAAGCCATTATTTTCCGTTCTTTCTAATGACTTAAAATATTTAACTTGATATGCGACAAAGTTATCAAAATCTAAGTCGTTTTTTACTTCATTATGAAGTCTTTCCTGTAGTTTTGCAGTTTCTCCATAAACGATTGAACTCATTCCTAAGAAAAATACAACCAGTAATCCGATGACTGCGATAATAATTGCTGCTAATTTGCTCATAATTTCACCTTCTAAGTTTAGAAAAAACGCGATATTTCACGCGTTTTTATTTTTTATTGTTCAGAATCTTCTGGTAATGGATCAAATGAGAAACCAATTGAATCAGTTACCTTGAGTGAAAAACATAATCCTTGTGCTTCGCTGTTAATACCATATTGATCTGTGATTGCTTGCATCAATGTATCTCTTTGTTCATCTTTACATACAACAAGTAAGACGTCTTTTTCTGGATGTAATGTAATTCCAAAGAATTTTGCTTTTTCAGTAGATAATGAGCTTCGGCCATGTAGAATCGTACCACCACGTGCACCAGCTTTTCTAGCTGCTTTCATTGCATCATAAGCAAAGCCATGATTGGCAATATATACAATTAATGTTTGTCCAGTTTGAGCATTCATTACTAATTTTCTCCTTTTAATTGATCATTTAGCATCTTTAATGCGGCACTGGAGATGCTGTTTAGACTCATAGCACAGGCGACACCCATACCACGCTTAGTAAATTCGAATTCTTCTTCTAAATGATTTAAGATTGGTGACACATCTTCATTATTTGCTAAAGCAAAGACAACATCTTTATCGTTTTCAGCTAAAGATAATGCATCTAGAATTTCTGTTGGTGCAGTACCTTTGCCGATAAAGGTTACTGCAGTCAAGAGGTTTAATTCTTGACAGCTTTTTAGCATACTTGATGTGCGTCCTTTATCTGTAATGATTAATAATAACTTCATACATTTTCCTCACTTTCAAGAGAAATGACTTCTTCTTTTGTTGATAAGTCTTTTGCTCGATGAGCTTGTAGTTTTGATAATAAACCAAGAATTTGAATTGTAATTAGTGGTGTCATTGCAACAAACGCAACAAGTCCAAATGCATCTGTTAGGATGTTTGCTTTTGTTGGATCTATACCAACACCTGCTCCAAATACAAATGGCATCAGGAATGCAGATGTTAATGCACCAGAGACAGCTCCACCGGAGTCAAGTGCAATCGCATAGAAAATCTTTGGTGTAAAGAACATCATGAAAATAATAATAATATAAGCTGGTAAGATTATCCACCAAATATTCAATCCTGTCAAGACTCTGACCATTGCAAGTCCAACAGAAATTGCTACCCCAACGGATAATGAAACGAGCATCATTCGTTTAGTTACAACACCAGCAGATACATCTTCTACAAGTTTATTTAAAACCATAACCGAAGGTTCTGCAGCAATTGAAATGTAACCAAACAACATACCTAAAGGAATTAATGCCCACTTAAATGTACTTTCAGCAAAAAATTTACCCATGTCATGAGCAAGATTAACAAGTCCTGCATTTGCTCCAGTTAAGAATAATACTAAACCAATATATACATATAAAAATGCAATTAATACTTTAATTACTTTTTGTGTCTGGAATTTAAATACTGTAACTTGGAAAATTCCAAAGAATAAAATAAATGGTAATATTGCAACTAACATTGAAACTGCATTAGACTTTAAATAATCAATAAAAGTACTTTGTAAATCAAGATCTGGAGTTACAGGACTAAAGAAAAATCCTAAAACTAATACTGAAATAATAGGTCCAATACTTGCAATACCTATTAGACCGAATGAATCGATATCAGCATCTTT
Coding sequences within:
- a CDS encoding glycoside hydrolase family 16 protein, with the protein product MKKLIFEEHFLGEGLPNQDVWNIEVGGSGFGNQEDQFYTNRLDNVYVKDSILHIVAKKEQFEHRNYTSAKLTSYQKVGFKYGTFEVRMKIPKGLGTWPAFWFLGEKRNEGIRWPECGEIDLMEHVGKDQEKVHFSLHSKNYNHVKGNNFHFSQKIEGITDDFHVFRLEWTETGFKYYVDDIFLTEVKKEDKKDYADWPFDDQFYMIINLAIGGTWGGSIDDSIFPVEFLVDYIKVFQ
- a CDS encoding GH36-type glycosyl hydrolase domain-containing protein; the encoded protein is MEKIIKLDKNYGHYLPLFNLKGLKASITPYFGGDLKLDHHHFVLEPVSELSLFKHQLSRNVIFTVNGQRYFLNGDTEIQQNDEVYLTIGGLYQKVLRKNALFDLSTTSFIPVDDLVEVHKIEIKNNSLKVLEVDTITAIPLYGRSADNLRDHRHVTSLLNRTMHKSNGILMKPTLSFDERGHLENHYTYSVFADIKDIKVNRIISNLDDFINGGSLNFPRGLNLKDTKPANGYEVIGAIGFEKFILKPNESKVLTVVIGVSKEDDLEKVSEKYFDSKTFEDELKKVEAHFKSYTDKLNFEIENKETSELLEWVTLQPVLRRYFGNSYLPHHDYGRGGRGWRDLWQDLLSLIMFNDSSVNELLFNNFAGIRIDGSNATIIGDKPGEFVADRNKIVRVWSDHGAWPLLTTKMYIDETGNLEFLLKKQSYFDDQFTHYTHQIKENISEDHKLKLSNTTYHGTVLEHLLLQNMVAHLNTGKHGFVKLEDADWNDGLDMAHDLGETIAFTHFYANNLKVLADLITELDGPIEMFESLYLLINEKIDLHSFFNRVKHFNDRIILVDKNELIQKLEIHYFRRLRHIEQFAWIKQSHLQSYVNNFGDLVDNEETMNLTGQAMALLSETLDQEDAEAVADTTKKLLFRPEFGGYLLNTNYDKVMMELGRAYGFQYGHKENGAMFSHMAIMYIYGLYRYNLVSLGKEGFQTLINKALDKDAQVLAGIPEYFNDQAVGKYLYLTGSASWLLKLLRDEVFGIKLVLGKLMLEPKLTQTDFINGKASITTIIKGNKVKVTYHNEKHLDYGNYKIVKMISQGQVIENLSDLKDNLEVYLDEL
- a CDS encoding glycoside hydrolase family 3 protein, with amino-acid sequence MLHKKEQIKINQMNPLSELASFSYYASTEGVVLLKNNGKLLPLLEKRIAVFGRIQFDYYKSGTGSGGLVNVNYVPSIIESLKRNPRVSVDDQIFETYQKWIEEHPFDQGSGQWASEPWAQVEMELDDKLILAASKRNDVAIIVFGRTAGEDRDHSQQKGSYYLTDNEEKLLKQVTSKFKHTVVILNVGSVIDLSFMDQYKIDSLVLAWHGGMYGALGLVDVLTGYVTPSGKLPMTISRKLEDYPSNKTFGKPTRIFYEEDIYVGYRYFETFKKDRVRFPFGFGLTYTDFLVTPVSFDVEDKTIKFTVNVKNIGEFDGKEVIQIYYEAPQGLLGKPKKVLTAFSKTKLLKPNEDTNISFEIDLFKLASYDDEGLIYKSSYVLEKGLYQFYIGNSVRNISKYGQIQIKDDLITAISTEINAPNIQFKRLKPDLNLNETFVDVPLRTVDYNQRIQSELKKPIEKVEKEINLKDVFLKKESLDSFISSLEINQLIELTRGEGMSSPKVTPGTAAAFGGVTEELKQRGVPILCAADGPSGIRMDSGFLASSTPIGTHLASTFNLDLVESLYYLVGLEMRGYNIDVLLGPGMNIMRHPLNGRNFEYFSEDPLLTGLMASSFIKGLHKAGVSGSLKHLFGNNQETDRFNVDAVISERAQREIYLKGFEIAIKDGGADVIMTSYNPVNGIWTASNYEVNKKLVRDEWGFKGFIMTDWWAKMNDFGGEGTKTNTKAMIISTNDIYMVISDAKSNSNQDNTKNSIEEGSLHLSQLQETAKHILGYVMKSPAFASLHNIEFKPYKYHHRSWLKVIKDKTYIPTISMLNLNKKTYKLNNLEFIHVFENEDTFESLSAYVDLIELNEKFNHATLVKTNQGEQSIYHFYTKDYLDQSKPLVDLNKLKDEPRIQLKGGAWESALLSFDSIVQKTEGILIDENLEVTNKNDLISYQVDVESKGKYILEFQLSAKDNNLAQIPFSIFVDNHHKSTLTIHGTNGEMIETRTFVLMDKGHHTLTFKFNKSGITFKQIKAVKHG
- a CDS encoding DUF1538 domain-containing protein, with translation MRKLLFAKIIESATAVIPMTISVALLSLLIGLDGTLIMNFLIGAVLLTLGLAIFSMGAEASMMTIASEIGNYLVQRKNLWLLVGVIFTVGLLITLAEPALWVLGDQFQAVVNPFVLISTVSIGTGIFVVIALLRIIFQFDLRTLTIIGYGLVFGVAGIVAIFNPSFIPVAFDSGGVTTGPMAVPFIMSLGYGLAKARGDKDADIDSFGLIGIASIGPIISVLVLGFFFSPVTPDLDLQSTFIDYLKSNAVSMLVAILPFILFFGIFQVTVFKFQTQKVIKVLIAFLYVYIGLVLFLTGANAGLVNLAHDMGKFFAESTFKWALIPLGMLFGYISIAAEPSVMVLNKLVEDVSAGVVTKRMMLVSLSVGVAISVGLAMVRVLTGLNIWWIILPAYIIIIFMMFFTPKIFYAIALDSGGAVSGALTSAFLMPFVFGAGVGIDPTKANILTDAFGLVAFVAMTPLITIQILGLLSKLQAHRAKDLSTKEEVISLESEENV